Proteins from a genomic interval of Phyllopteryx taeniolatus isolate TA_2022b chromosome 3, UOR_Ptae_1.2, whole genome shotgun sequence:
- the klhl22 gene encoding kelch-like protein 22 isoform X2, translating into MLAPALLRVMAENGQLNLTGGSATVGSPAQARRGRQTYRSSAHSQSLLDSLLGLRQAGILSDVVLLVEGQAIHGHRVLLAASCDYFRGMFTGGLRETQQNEIPIHGVSFLGLNKIIDYMYTSKIELDLDCVQEVLIAATLVQLEDVIGFCCEFLFSWLDESNLLEIHHLADLYGLQQLNARVHSHILSNLQALSRTDAYRRLPQEEIFRVLSSDELEVQSENEVYEAALHYHYSPEQVERDQVYLQDNLKMLDAVRFCLMEKRVLQRLHDKLEQCPLKETVSAALHYHEQEMWQPVLQSPLTQPRSTFNCILGFGGMFTSPSHMVNKHLIQVFHPSWNEWRALNAVNSPQMSNQGIAVLNNFVYLIGGDRNTSGFRAETCCWRYDPRHNKWCSIQPLQHQHADHCVCVVDGHIYSIGGRDYTRELCSVERYNPHTNTWEFISPLLREVYAHAGAVLDGKIYITCGRRERAYLRETYCFDPAANNWTACADGPVGRAWHGMAAVNGRLYVIGGSNDERGDRRDVLQHALSPQTTPGLY; encoded by the exons ATGCTTGCTCCAGCCCTTTTAAGGGTGATGGCCGAGAACGGACAGCTTAATCTGACGGGCGGTTCGGCCACCGTCGGCTCCCCAGCCCAAGCCCGCCGCGGCCGACAGACGTACAGAAGTTCGGCCCATTCCCAAAGCCTGCTCGACAGCCTGCTGGGGCTCCGGCAAGCTGGCATCCTGTCGGATGTGGTGCTACTGGTGGAGGGTCAAGCCATCCACGGCCACCGTGTGCTTCTTGCTGCCTCCTGCGATTACTTTAG GGGGATGTTCACCGGAGGCCTTCGGGAGACGCAGCAGAATGAGATCCCGATTCACGGAGTGTCCTTTTTGGGCTTGAACAAAATAATAGACTATATGTACACTTCAAAGATAGAGTTAGACCTGGACTGTGTACAGGAAGTCCTGATAGCGGCCACATTGGTGCAG CTTGAGGATGTCATTGGCTTCTGCTGCGAGTTCCTCTTCTCCTGGCTGGATGAGAGCAACCTATTGGAAATTCATCACCTGGCTGATCTCTACGGACTGCAGCAGCTCAATGCCAGGGTCCACTCACACATCCTGAGCAACCTTCAGGCTTTGTCCCGCACGGACGCCTACCGACGGCTCCCCCAAGAGGAAATATTTCGAGTGCTGAGCAGTGATGAGCTTGAGGTGCAAAGTGAGAATGAGGTGTATGAAGCAGCGCTTCACTACCACTACAGTCCTGAGCAGGTGGAGCGTGACCAAGTGTACTTACAG GACAATCTCAAGATGCTTGATGCTGTGCGCTTCTGCCTAATGGAGAAACGAGTACTTCAGAGGTTGCATGATAAACTGGAACAGTGCCCGCTAAAGGAAACTGTGTCCGCCGCCCTCCATTACCACGAGCAAGAGATGTGGCAGCCGGTCCTTCAGAGTCCTCTCACACAGCCTCGCTCCACCTTCAACTGTATCTTGGGCTTCGGTGGGATGTTTACTTCCCCCTCTCATATGGTCAACAAGCATCTAATCCAGGTGTTCCATCCCAGTTGGAACGAATGGAGGGCTCTTAATGCAGTGAACAGTCCCCAGATGTCCAACCAGGGAATTGCTGTGCTTAACAACTTTGTATATCTTATTGGTGGAGACAGGAATACCAGTGGATTTCGTGCAGAGACTTGCTGCTGGAG GTATGACCCTCGTCACAACAAGTGGTGCTCCATCCAGCCTTTGCAGCACCAGCATGCAGACCATTGCGTGTGCGTGGTGGACGGCCATATTTACAGCATCGGAGGTCGCGACTACACCAGGGAGCTGTGCTCAGTGGAGCGCTACAACCCACACACTAACACCTGGGAGTTTATTTCCCCTCTCCTTAGAGAG GTTTACGCCCATGCTGGAGCTGTTTTAGATGGCAAAATTTACATTACTTGTGGACGCAGAGAGCGGGCGTACCTTAGAGAGACATACTGTTTCGACCCGGCAGCCAATAACTGGACAGCTTGTGCGGATGGGCCGGTGGGGCGAGCATGGCACGGCATGGCTGCCGTGAATGGACGCCTGTATGTCATTGGGGGAAGCAATGATGAGCGTGGCGACCGGCGGGATGTCTTACAG CATGCTTTGAGCCCTCAGACAACTCCTGGACTTTACTAA
- the tbx16 gene encoding T-box transcription factor 16: MASGDAYLQGNIRMTLEDPELWRTFHGIGTEMIITKPGRRMFPHCKVNLSGLIPCAKYILLVDMVPEDGFRYKWNKEKWEVAGKAEPQPPCRTYLHPDSPAPGSHWMKQSISFLKLKLTNNTLDQHGHIILHSMHRYHPRFHIVQADDLFSVRWSVFQTFTFPETSFTAVTAYQNTKITKLKIDHNPFAKGFRDEGTTKKRRANKNMGDLDKKAKLSQMNRDSEEDSPSDVCRSSFEGYEGDEAELRKRKEAEEIKEERYSPWSAEREHSARNGSPPAAESRDIYNTEQQVPAPASYQPYRFHEYGKSPSPSSSVGSSASGSGRSSFESRVPDVAVPDHDSSKPRTQEVAPSPCAPQHLPSSQDYPGVLNMTVAQAGKPGVLGHHIYSPYGAEQPVGQWSGSGPAQYPPPHHLTADYTTQAVHHGYPHGNVTEWSQYPLFSYSCW; this comes from the exons ATGGCTTCGGGTGATGCTTATCTCCAGGGCAACATCCGCATGACTCTGGAGGACCCCGAACTGTGGAGGACCTTTCATGGGATCGGAACAGAGATGATCATCACAAAGCCGGGACG GAGAATGTTTCCACACTGCAAAGTCAATCTGTCCGGTCTTATTCCTTGCGCCAAGTACATTTTACTGGTTGATATGGTGCCAGAGGATGGCTTCAGatacaag TGGAATAAAGAGAAATGGGAGGTGGCGGGAAAAGCGGAGCCTCAGCCCCCCTGCAGGACGTACCTGCACCCCGACTCGCCCGCCCCGGGGAGCCACTGGATGAAGCAGTCCATCTCCTTCCTCAAGCTCAAGCTCACCAACAATACGCTCGACCAACACGGACAT ATTATCTTGCACTCGATGCACCGCTACCATCCGCGCTTCCACATCGTTCAAGCCGACGACCTGTTCAGTGTTCGCTGGAGCGTGTTCCAAACTTTCACCTTCCCGGAGACGTCCTTCACAGCAGTCACCGCCTACCAGAACACAAAG ATCACCAAGCTGAAGATCGACCACAATCCGTTTGCCAAAGGATTTCGCGACGAAGGCACAACGAAGAAAAG GCGTGCAAACAAGAACATGGGCGACCTTGACAAAAAAGCCAAACTCTCCCAAATGAACAGGGACTCTGAGGAGGACAGTCCATCAG ATGTCTGCAGGTCGTCTTTTGAGGGTTACGAGGGAGACGAAGCGGAGCTGCGAAAGAGGAAGGAGGCGGAAGAGATCAAGGAGGAGCGCTACTCCCCTTGGTCTGCAGAGAGAGAGCACAGCGCCAGGAACGGGTCTCCTCCTGCTGCTGAATCACGGGACATTTACAACACAGAGCAGCAGGTTCCTGCTCCAGCATCCTACCAGCCTTACAG GTTCCATGAGTACGGAAAGTCTCCCTCCCCGTCCTCCAGCGTCGGCAGCAGCGCGAGTGGTTCGGGGCGCAGCAGCTTCGAGTCGCGCGTGCCCGATGTCGCCGTCCCTGACCACGACTCGTCAAAGCCTCGCACGCAGGAGGTGGCCCCCTCCCCTTGTGCCCCCCAGCATCTCCCGAGCTCCCAAGACTACCCCGGGGTGCTCAACATGACTGTGGCCCAAGCAGGCAAGCCGGGCGTCCTCGGTCACCACATCTACAGCCCCTACGGCGCCGAGCAGCCCGTGGGCCAGTGGAGCGGCTCGGGTCCGGCCCAGTACCCACCGCCTCACCACCTGACCGCCGATTACACCACGCAAGCTGTGCATCACGGCTATCCCCATGGCAACGTGACGGAGTGGAGCCAGTACCCGCTGTTCTCGTATTCTTGCTGGTGA
- the klhl22 gene encoding kelch-like protein 22 isoform X1 gives MLAPALLRVMAENGQLNLTGGSATVGSPAQARRGRQTYRSSAHSQSLLDSLLGLRQAGILSDVVLLVEGQAIHGHRVLLAASCDYFRGMFTGGLRETQQNEIPIHGVSFLGLNKIIDYMYTSKIELDLDCVQEVLIAATLVQLEDVIGFCCEFLFSWLDESNLLEIHHLADLYGLQQLNARVHSHILSNLQALSRTDAYRRLPQEEIFRVLSSDELEVQSENEVYEAALHYHYSPEQVERDQVYLQDNLKMLDAVRFCLMEKRVLQRLHDKLEQCPLKETVSAALHYHEQEMWQPVLQSPLTQPRSTFNCILGFGGMFTSPSHMVNKHLIQVFHPSWNEWRALNAVNSPQMSNQGIAVLNNFVYLIGGDRNTSGFRAETCCWRYDPRHNKWCSIQPLQHQHADHCVCVVDGHIYSIGGRDYTRELCSVERYNPHTNTWEFISPLLREVYAHAGAVLDGKIYITCGRRERAYLRETYCFDPAANNWTACADGPVGRAWHGMAAVNGRLYVIGGSNDERGDRRDVLQTACFEPSDNSWTLLSPLPAGHGEPGIAVLDGRIHVLGGRSHNKGNRVKYVHVFNTDTDEWESDTPFTERISGLAACVVLMPPAMLALAKSSEPQLKASWEDDFFSSHTSTDEDE, from the exons ATGCTTGCTCCAGCCCTTTTAAGGGTGATGGCCGAGAACGGACAGCTTAATCTGACGGGCGGTTCGGCCACCGTCGGCTCCCCAGCCCAAGCCCGCCGCGGCCGACAGACGTACAGAAGTTCGGCCCATTCCCAAAGCCTGCTCGACAGCCTGCTGGGGCTCCGGCAAGCTGGCATCCTGTCGGATGTGGTGCTACTGGTGGAGGGTCAAGCCATCCACGGCCACCGTGTGCTTCTTGCTGCCTCCTGCGATTACTTTAG GGGGATGTTCACCGGAGGCCTTCGGGAGACGCAGCAGAATGAGATCCCGATTCACGGAGTGTCCTTTTTGGGCTTGAACAAAATAATAGACTATATGTACACTTCAAAGATAGAGTTAGACCTGGACTGTGTACAGGAAGTCCTGATAGCGGCCACATTGGTGCAG CTTGAGGATGTCATTGGCTTCTGCTGCGAGTTCCTCTTCTCCTGGCTGGATGAGAGCAACCTATTGGAAATTCATCACCTGGCTGATCTCTACGGACTGCAGCAGCTCAATGCCAGGGTCCACTCACACATCCTGAGCAACCTTCAGGCTTTGTCCCGCACGGACGCCTACCGACGGCTCCCCCAAGAGGAAATATTTCGAGTGCTGAGCAGTGATGAGCTTGAGGTGCAAAGTGAGAATGAGGTGTATGAAGCAGCGCTTCACTACCACTACAGTCCTGAGCAGGTGGAGCGTGACCAAGTGTACTTACAG GACAATCTCAAGATGCTTGATGCTGTGCGCTTCTGCCTAATGGAGAAACGAGTACTTCAGAGGTTGCATGATAAACTGGAACAGTGCCCGCTAAAGGAAACTGTGTCCGCCGCCCTCCATTACCACGAGCAAGAGATGTGGCAGCCGGTCCTTCAGAGTCCTCTCACACAGCCTCGCTCCACCTTCAACTGTATCTTGGGCTTCGGTGGGATGTTTACTTCCCCCTCTCATATGGTCAACAAGCATCTAATCCAGGTGTTCCATCCCAGTTGGAACGAATGGAGGGCTCTTAATGCAGTGAACAGTCCCCAGATGTCCAACCAGGGAATTGCTGTGCTTAACAACTTTGTATATCTTATTGGTGGAGACAGGAATACCAGTGGATTTCGTGCAGAGACTTGCTGCTGGAG GTATGACCCTCGTCACAACAAGTGGTGCTCCATCCAGCCTTTGCAGCACCAGCATGCAGACCATTGCGTGTGCGTGGTGGACGGCCATATTTACAGCATCGGAGGTCGCGACTACACCAGGGAGCTGTGCTCAGTGGAGCGCTACAACCCACACACTAACACCTGGGAGTTTATTTCCCCTCTCCTTAGAGAG GTTTACGCCCATGCTGGAGCTGTTTTAGATGGCAAAATTTACATTACTTGTGGACGCAGAGAGCGGGCGTACCTTAGAGAGACATACTGTTTCGACCCGGCAGCCAATAACTGGACAGCTTGTGCGGATGGGCCGGTGGGGCGAGCATGGCACGGCATGGCTGCCGTGAATGGACGCCTGTATGTCATTGGGGGAAGCAATGATGAGCGTGGCGACCGGCGGGATGTCTTACAG ACAGCATGCTTTGAGCCCTCAGACAACTCCTGGACTTTACTAAGCCCACTCCCTGCTGGCCATGGGGAACCCGGCATCGCAGTATTGGACGGTCGTATCCATGTGCTGGGAGGGCGCTCTCATAACAAAGGCAACCGGGTGAAATATGTTCACGTGTTCAACACTGACACTGATGAGTGGGAGAGCGACACGCCGTTCACAGAGCGCATCTCTGGCCTGGCCGCCTGCGTGGTCCTCATGCCACCAGCTATGTTGGCACTCGCCAAGAGCTCAGAGCCACAACTGAAGGCATCATGGGAAGATGACTTTTTCAGCTCACACACAAGCACGGATGAAGACGAATGA